A part of Vibrio sp. B1FLJ16 genomic DNA contains:
- a CDS encoding methyltransferase: MNTQFQFINDCLIENQSLWRFDPFQSSVQQLLPWQDSHPDLCQWLESLTPSEVECLKENPEQALAELSVYLPVLQSLAIQTQLESVPLNGLNLGRGLDSGIPGRKLEQISAMGEAAIQNHHGEEWLEWCSGKGYLGRVLTTQTNQPVTSFEYQQALCDSGQKSADEQHWKMTFIQGDAFDTKAKAVFKPTQHAVALHACGDLHVRLLQHATEAGLAAITISPCCYHLIQANTYQALSEIAKVSTLTLSKQELRIPLQQTVTGGERVRRHRRREMIFRLGFDLITRQEMGFKKYQPVPSIRKSQLSEGFEAFCRWAAEYKVFEIDPQLNFGEYEALAEARFWHMEKMSLVQLVFQRPLEIWLALDKVLYLEERGYCARLLEFCAKSVTPRNILIFSYRK, encoded by the coding sequence ATGAACACGCAATTTCAATTTATTAATGACTGCCTAATCGAAAACCAATCACTATGGCGTTTCGATCCCTTCCAGAGCAGTGTTCAACAATTGTTACCCTGGCAAGATTCCCACCCTGATCTTTGTCAGTGGTTAGAATCTCTTACCCCCTCTGAAGTTGAGTGTTTGAAGGAAAACCCAGAACAAGCATTGGCAGAGCTAAGCGTTTATTTGCCTGTATTACAGTCACTCGCTATCCAGACACAGTTGGAGTCTGTACCTCTAAATGGACTGAATCTTGGACGCGGGCTCGATAGTGGTATACCGGGACGTAAACTAGAACAAATCAGTGCAATGGGTGAGGCTGCGATTCAGAATCATCATGGTGAAGAGTGGCTTGAATGGTGCTCTGGAAAGGGCTATCTCGGGCGAGTTCTCACTACACAAACTAACCAGCCAGTCACGAGTTTCGAATATCAACAAGCGTTGTGTGATTCGGGGCAAAAATCAGCTGATGAACAACACTGGAAGATGACCTTTATACAAGGGGATGCGTTTGATACAAAGGCGAAAGCGGTTTTCAAGCCTACACAACACGCAGTGGCATTACATGCTTGCGGGGACTTACACGTTCGTTTGCTTCAGCATGCTACTGAAGCTGGTTTGGCGGCGATAACGATTTCTCCTTGTTGCTATCATCTTATTCAGGCAAATACCTACCAGGCATTATCAGAGATAGCAAAAGTCTCCACGCTCACTCTCTCTAAACAAGAGTTACGCATTCCGCTGCAACAAACTGTCACGGGTGGGGAGCGCGTACGTCGACACCGACGACGAGAAATGATCTTTAGGCTAGGGTTCGATTTGATTACTCGTCAAGAAATGGGGTTTAAAAAGTATCAACCTGTGCCGAGTATTCGGAAATCACAGCTGAGTGAGGGATTTGAAGCTTTTTGTCGTTGGGCTGCTGAATATAAAGTGTTTGAGATAGATCCACAGCTTAACTTCGGCGAGTATGAGGCATTAGCTGAAGCTCGCTTCTGGCATATGGAAAAAATGAGCTTAGTTCAACTGGTTTTTCAACGTCCGCTGGAAATCTGGCTAGCATTAGATAAAGTGCTTTATCTTGAGGAACGTGGTTATTGTGCCAGATTGTTGGAATTTTGCGCTAAATCAGTTACGCCGCGAAATATTTTAATTTTTTCATATAGGAAATAG
- the cysB gene encoding HTH-type transcriptional regulator CysB — protein MKLQQLKYIVEVVNHNLNVSATAESLYTSQPGISKQVRLLEDELGIQIFERSGKHLTQVTPAGEEIIRISQEILGRVESIKAVAGEHTHPEMGTLNISTTHTQARYALPDVIKGFTNRYPKVSLHMHQGTPSQMSEAIAKGTANFAIATEALHLYQDAIMLPCYHWNRSIVVPKDHPLAKKDNITIHDLAAYPLVTYVFGFTGRSELDTAFNREGLTPRVVFTATDADVIKTYVRMGIGVGVIASMAVDEKQDSDLVAIDASHLFGASTTSIGFRRGTFLRSYMFDFMERFAPHLTRPVVERAISLKSNAEIEEMFKDIDLPVR, from the coding sequence ATGAAACTGCAACAACTGAAGTATATTGTTGAGGTTGTAAACCATAATTTAAATGTTTCTGCTACCGCAGAGAGTTTGTATACCTCCCAACCGGGCATCAGTAAGCAGGTCAGATTACTGGAAGATGAACTGGGTATCCAAATCTTTGAACGTAGTGGAAAGCATCTGACGCAGGTGACTCCCGCTGGTGAAGAAATCATACGTATTTCTCAGGAGATACTTGGACGTGTTGAGAGCATTAAAGCAGTGGCGGGAGAGCACACACACCCAGAAATGGGTACGCTGAATATTTCCACGACACACACTCAGGCACGCTACGCGCTACCGGATGTGATTAAAGGTTTTACTAACCGTTATCCAAAAGTTTCCCTGCACATGCATCAGGGAACGCCTTCACAAATGTCGGAAGCAATCGCGAAAGGTACGGCTAATTTTGCGATTGCAACAGAGGCGCTGCACCTTTATCAAGATGCAATCATGCTGCCTTGTTACCACTGGAATCGCTCGATAGTGGTACCAAAAGATCATCCATTGGCCAAAAAAGACAATATCACTATTCACGATCTGGCGGCTTACCCGCTCGTAACCTATGTGTTCGGTTTTACCGGTCGCTCAGAGCTCGATACTGCGTTCAACCGCGAAGGGCTGACTCCGCGAGTTGTTTTCACCGCTACGGATGCTGACGTCATAAAAACGTATGTACGCATGGGTATTGGTGTCGGTGTGATTGCAAGCATGGCTGTTGATGAGAAGCAAGACAGCGACCTGGTCGCGATTGATGCGAGTCACTTGTTTGGCGCAAGCACCACGAGTATTGGTTTCCGTCGCGGCACCTTCCTTCGTTCTTACATGTTTGACTTCATGGAGCGCTTTGCTCCGCATTTGACTCGCCCTGTGGTTGAGCGAGCGATTTCTCTCAAATCGAATGCTGAAATTGAAGAGATGTTTAAAGACATTGATCTTCCGGTCAGGTAA
- the ald gene encoding alanine dehydrogenase gives MIIGVPKEIKNHEYRVGMIPASVRELISHGHQVLVETNAGAGIGFSDDDYIAVGASILPHAADVFSQADMIVKVKEPQAVERAMLREGQILFTYLHLAPDFPQTDELIKSKAVCIAYETVTDNMGRLPLLAPMSEVAGRMSIQAGAQTLEKSHGGQGLLLGGVPGVEPAKVVIVGGGVVGANAARMAVGLRADVTILDRNVDTLRKLDEEFQGRAKVVYSTEDAIEKHVVEADLVIGAVLIPGAAAPKLVTKAHIAKMKPGAAVVDVAIDQGGCFETSHATTHAEPTYVVDDVVHYCVANMPGAVARTSTFALNNATLPYILKLANKGYQKALLDEKGFLEGLNVIHGKVTCKEVAESFDLEYVEAEQAIAMFN, from the coding sequence ATGATCATTGGCGTACCAAAGGAAATCAAGAACCACGAATATCGCGTTGGCATGATCCCAGCTAGCGTGAGAGAACTAATCTCACATGGTCACCAAGTTTTAGTTGAGACCAATGCAGGTGCCGGCATTGGTTTTTCAGACGACGATTATATCGCTGTCGGCGCATCCATTCTCCCTCATGCTGCGGACGTTTTCTCGCAAGCAGACATGATAGTAAAAGTAAAAGAACCCCAAGCTGTTGAAAGAGCAATGCTCCGCGAAGGACAAATTTTATTTACTTATTTACACCTAGCACCAGATTTTCCACAAACTGATGAGCTAATCAAGAGCAAAGCTGTCTGTATAGCGTATGAGACTGTAACAGATAATATGGGTCGTTTACCACTGTTAGCACCAATGTCAGAAGTGGCAGGTCGGATGTCTATTCAAGCAGGTGCACAAACACTGGAAAAATCACACGGTGGCCAAGGTTTACTGCTTGGTGGCGTACCGGGTGTTGAGCCTGCAAAAGTCGTTATCGTTGGTGGTGGCGTGGTTGGTGCGAATGCTGCTCGTATGGCAGTTGGCCTTCGGGCTGATGTCACTATTCTTGACCGTAACGTAGACACACTGCGTAAATTAGATGAAGAATTCCAAGGTCGCGCTAAAGTCGTTTATTCTACAGAAGACGCTATTGAGAAGCATGTTGTAGAAGCAGACTTGGTGATCGGTGCGGTTCTAATCCCTGGCGCAGCAGCTCCTAAACTAGTAACAAAAGCACACATTGCTAAGATGAAGCCAGGCGCGGCAGTGGTTGACGTCGCTATTGACCAAGGCGGTTGTTTTGAAACTTCGCATGCTACCACGCACGCTGAGCCAACGTATGTCGTTGATGATGTTGTTCACTACTGTGTAGCAAACATGCCAGGCGCCGTTGCTCGCACCTCTACTTTTGCATTGAATAACGCAACATTGCCTTACATTTTGAAACTAGCGAACAAGGGTTACCAAAAAGCACTTCTAGACGAGAAAGGCTTCCTTGAAGGTCTGAACGTGATTCACGGAAAAGTAACTTGTAAAGAAGTGGCAGAGAGTTTTGACCTTGAGTATGTGGAAGCAGAGCAAGCGATTGCAATGTTCAATTAA
- a CDS encoding DNA translocase FtsK 4TM domain-containing protein: MFRENAKKVETIIKTSEEPQSSRLNGFQRLKECCFIVGVLSSVLLAVALFTFSPADPSWSQTAWGGEINNAGGLFGAWLADTLFFTFGSLAYPLPVLIAAAAWVICRKRSADEPIDLMLWGTRILGLTILILTSCGLADINFDDIWYFSSGGVVGDVLSNLALPTLNVLGTTLVLLFLWGAGFTLFTGISWLNIVEWVGERTLSTVGALANMLRGSKQETLEPQLDDFMEDKVVQKNSEQDADEELLPHLTAFDVEEPKAGAKPHEYPIYVPQAKKESPIEKASEDLVKPVVASGVIAEPANVQPDIPKAVDTHNVDPLVERTKQLNVTIEELEAAAQQADDWVTEEQPAQSVSPASSSYTESAPQAKQESDSDVFQNESEYSEYAQYAAQQEQQTPVEPELFEEPVIDTEALDYISEQTEPSQHIEPTISDFDVLDEEDEYVEPQQARVEQSVQTNLASQKVQPVATSTIEPAPVVEIEEVVEGDQDVAAFQDMVSDAQAKVAATQNPFLMKQEENLPVPEEPLPTLELLYHPEKRENFIDREALEQVARLVESKLADYKIKADVVGIYPGPVITRFELDLAPGVKVSRISGLSMDLARALSAMAVRVVEVIPGKPYVGLELPNISRQTVFLSDVVSSPQFQQAKSPTTVVLGQDIAGEAVIADIAKMPHVLVAGTTGSGKSVGVNVMILSMLYKASPEDLRFIMIDPKMLELSIYEGIPHLLSEVVTDMKDASNALRWCVGEMERRYKLMSALGVRNVKGFNEKLKMAAEAGHPIHDPFWQEGDSMDTEPPLLEKLPYIVVVVDEFADLMMVVGKKVEELIARLAQKARAAGIHLILATQRPSVDVITGLIKANIPTRVAFTVSTKTDSRTILDQGGAESLLGMGDMLYLPPGSSHTTRVHGAFASDDDVHAVVNNWKARGKPNYIDEIISGDQGPEALLPGEQMEADEDVDPLFDQVVEHVVQSRRGSVSGVQRRFKIGYNRAARIVEQLEAQGIVSAPGHNGNREVLAPAPPKE, from the coding sequence ATGTTCAGAGAGAACGCAAAGAAAGTCGAAACCATCATCAAGACCAGTGAAGAGCCTCAGTCTTCACGTTTAAATGGCTTCCAACGCTTAAAAGAGTGCTGCTTTATCGTTGGCGTTCTTAGCTCGGTATTGTTAGCCGTCGCGCTATTTACCTTTAGTCCTGCCGATCCTTCTTGGTCTCAAACTGCCTGGGGGGGAGAGATCAATAATGCTGGCGGCCTGTTTGGTGCGTGGTTAGCCGATACTCTATTTTTCACTTTTGGTTCACTTGCTTATCCACTGCCTGTATTAATAGCGGCAGCAGCATGGGTGATTTGCCGCAAACGAAGTGCAGACGAGCCAATTGATCTGATGCTGTGGGGTACAAGAATACTTGGCCTTACCATTCTAATTTTGACCAGCTGTGGTTTAGCCGATATCAACTTCGACGACATCTGGTATTTCTCATCCGGGGGCGTAGTCGGTGATGTGCTCTCCAATCTTGCTCTTCCAACACTTAACGTACTTGGTACTACGCTTGTGCTGCTCTTTCTTTGGGGCGCTGGCTTTACCTTATTTACAGGTATCTCCTGGCTAAATATCGTAGAGTGGGTGGGGGAGCGTACGCTAAGTACAGTTGGTGCGCTAGCTAATATGCTAAGAGGCTCGAAGCAAGAAACCTTAGAACCTCAACTGGATGATTTTATGGAAGATAAAGTTGTTCAGAAGAACTCAGAGCAAGATGCAGACGAAGAGTTACTTCCTCACCTCACCGCATTCGATGTTGAGGAGCCTAAAGCTGGGGCTAAGCCACATGAATATCCTATTTACGTACCTCAAGCTAAAAAAGAATCGCCGATAGAAAAAGCTAGTGAAGATTTAGTTAAGCCGGTAGTAGCATCTGGCGTTATTGCTGAACCCGCTAACGTTCAACCAGATATACCAAAAGCTGTTGATACTCATAATGTTGACCCACTAGTTGAACGTACTAAGCAACTTAACGTAACAATAGAAGAACTAGAGGCCGCTGCCCAACAAGCAGACGATTGGGTAACAGAAGAGCAACCAGCTCAATCAGTATCTCCAGCGTCATCATCTTATACAGAGTCGGCACCTCAAGCGAAACAAGAGTCTGACTCCGATGTATTCCAGAATGAGTCGGAATACTCCGAGTATGCCCAATATGCAGCTCAGCAAGAACAACAGACTCCAGTTGAACCTGAACTGTTTGAAGAGCCGGTCATCGATACCGAGGCACTGGATTATATTTCTGAGCAAACAGAACCGAGCCAACATATTGAGCCGACGATTTCAGACTTTGATGTCCTTGATGAAGAAGATGAATATGTTGAGCCTCAACAGGCGAGAGTTGAACAATCGGTACAAACTAACCTCGCATCTCAAAAGGTTCAGCCAGTTGCCACATCGACAATAGAACCGGCTCCTGTAGTGGAAATCGAAGAGGTTGTTGAAGGTGATCAGGATGTAGCAGCTTTCCAGGACATGGTTTCGGATGCCCAGGCGAAAGTTGCCGCCACACAGAATCCATTCTTGATGAAACAAGAAGAAAACCTGCCAGTGCCAGAAGAACCTCTGCCGACATTAGAACTTCTTTACCATCCGGAAAAACGAGAGAACTTTATTGATCGTGAAGCTCTGGAGCAAGTTGCTCGTTTAGTAGAAAGCAAACTTGCAGATTACAAGATTAAAGCAGATGTGGTGGGTATTTATCCTGGGCCTGTAATCACTCGTTTCGAGTTGGATTTAGCACCTGGTGTAAAAGTCAGCCGTATTTCAGGACTTTCTATGGACTTGGCGCGTGCGCTATCGGCTATGGCTGTACGTGTTGTTGAGGTTATCCCAGGTAAACCTTATGTTGGTTTGGAACTGCCGAATATTAGCCGTCAGACCGTTTTCTTATCTGATGTTGTCAGTAGCCCGCAATTCCAGCAAGCGAAATCACCAACAACGGTAGTACTTGGACAGGATATTGCCGGCGAAGCCGTGATAGCTGATATTGCTAAAATGCCTCACGTTCTTGTAGCTGGTACAACGGGTTCAGGTAAATCTGTCGGCGTAAACGTTATGATCCTGAGTATGCTTTACAAAGCGTCACCAGAAGATCTGCGCTTTATCATGATTGACCCGAAAATGCTGGAGCTTTCTATTTATGAAGGAATTCCTCATCTTCTGTCCGAAGTCGTAACTGACATGAAAGATGCATCTAACGCGCTGCGTTGGTGCGTTGGTGAAATGGAACGTCGTTACAAACTGATGTCGGCGCTCGGCGTGCGTAATGTAAAAGGCTTCAACGAGAAGTTGAAGATGGCAGCAGAAGCAGGTCATCCAATTCATGACCCGTTCTGGCAAGAAGGTGACAGCATGGACACAGAGCCACCGCTGTTAGAGAAGTTGCCATATATTGTCGTGGTAGTTGACGAATTTGCTGACCTGATGATGGTCGTAGGTAAGAAAGTAGAAGAACTGATTGCGCGTTTGGCACAAAAAGCTCGTGCAGCGGGCATTCACTTGATTCTTGCAACACAGCGTCCTTCGGTTGATGTTATCACTGGTCTTATTAAGGCGAATATTCCAACGCGAGTTGCGTTTACTGTATCGACGAAGACAGACTCACGCACGATCCTAGACCAAGGTGGCGCAGAGTCTCTACTTGGTATGGGTGATATGCTTTACTTGCCGCCTGGATCTAGTCACACAACTCGTGTTCACGGAGCGTTTGCATCGGATGATGATGTTCATGCCGTTGTGAATAACTGGAAGGCCCGTGGTAAGCCGAATTACATCGATGAAATTATAAGTGGCGATCAAGGACCTGAAGCGCTACTTCCTGGTGAGCAAATGGAAGCTGACGAAGATGTCGACCCGCTGTTCGATCAAGTAGTTGAGCACGTGGTTCAGTCACGTCGAGGTTCGGTTTCTGGTGTACAGCGTCGCTTCAAAATTGGTTACAACCGTGCAGCTCGAATTGTTGAACAGCTGGAAGCGCAGGGGATAGTGAGTGCTCC
- the lrp gene encoding leucine-responsive transcriptional regulator Lrp yields the protein MADNYKKPSKELDRIDRNILNELQKDGRISNVELSKRVGLSPTPCLERVRRLERQGYITGYTALLNPQFLDASLLVFVEITLNRGAPDVFEQFNSAVQKLDDIQECHLVSGDFDYLLKTRVSDMGAYRRLLGDTLLRLPGVNDTRTYVVMEEVKQSNQLVIKTR from the coding sequence ATGGCAGACAACTATAAAAAGCCGTCCAAGGAACTAGACCGTATCGACCGCAACATTCTTAATGAATTGCAGAAAGACGGTCGTATTTCGAACGTAGAACTTTCAAAACGTGTAGGTCTTTCTCCAACACCATGTTTAGAACGTGTACGTCGATTAGAACGTCAGGGGTACATTACAGGGTATACTGCGTTACTGAATCCGCAGTTTTTAGACGCTTCACTATTAGTGTTCGTTGAAATTACGTTAAACCGCGGAGCACCGGATGTGTTCGAGCAGTTTAACTCTGCGGTTCAAAAACTGGATGACATTCAAGAGTGTCATCTTGTATCAGGTGACTTTGACTATCTTCTGAAAACTCGCGTATCAGATATGGGTGCTTATCGTCGATTGCTTGGCGATACGCTTCTGCGTTTACCTGGTGTAAATGACACTCGTACATACGTAGTAATGGAAGAAGTGAAACAATCTAACCAGCTCGTGATTAAAACTCGTTAA